From Melitaea cinxia chromosome 30, ilMelCinx1.1, whole genome shotgun sequence, one genomic window encodes:
- the LOC123668219 gene encoding uncharacterized protein LOC123668219 — translation MFTIGFAGNDLIKKWRSVKDNYFRYSKKLKEASKSGSGATKLKKYHLYNQLLFLRKVEQNATESSLDSPREINNESTSTNDDITTDNTPRYVPVARKRAMQMDEFEREGLKLLKEPENRHMSFFRAILPSIQEFSDRETLRFQSKVIQIIDEMRYGQTSSYVSGPSTSHQPPYGYQTANFQSTYISDFNNSITSPETSQASEETEYDFSNL, via the coding sequence atgTTTACTATTGGTTTTGCAggtaatgatttaataaaaaaatggagAAGTGTAAAAGATAATTACTTcagatattcaaaaaaattaaaagaagcaTCAAAATCGGGCTCGGGCGCTACGAAACTGAAGAAGTATCATTTATACAATCAACTCCTTTTTTTGAGAAAAGTGGAACAAAATGCCACCGAATCTAGCTTAGACTCGCCTAGAGAAATCAACAATGAATCTACGTCTACAAATGATGACATTACCACAGACAACACTCCGCGCTATGTTCCAGTCGCGCGCAAAAGGGCAATGCAAATGGATGAGTTTGAAAGAGAAGGACTAAAACTTCTCAAGGAGCCGGAAAATCGCCATATGTCCTTTTTCAGAGCTATATTGCCATCTATTCAAGAATTTTCCGACCGAGAAACTCTCCGTTTCCAAAGTAAAGTTATACAAATTATAGATGAAATGCGGTATGGACAAACATCATCATATGTGAGTGGCCCATCAACGTCTCACCAACCACCATATGGGTATCAAACAGCAAATTTTCAAAGTACATACAtttctgattttaataattcaattacatcTCCAGAAACATCTCAAGCAAGTGAAGAAACTGAATACGATTTTTCTAATTTGTAA